A region of Dioscorea cayenensis subsp. rotundata cultivar TDr96_F1 chromosome 5, TDr96_F1_v2_PseudoChromosome.rev07_lg8_w22 25.fasta, whole genome shotgun sequence DNA encodes the following proteins:
- the LOC120260371 gene encoding cellulose synthase-like protein E6, whose translation MEKICRDDEGLFETRRGKGGKIYKVFAGSVFLGILMIWVYRLITMILRGSSSSSSSSSWALMFGVFGAELWFGFYWFLTQASRWNPVFRYTFKDRLSLRYEDKLPGVDVFVCTADPSIEPPSMVISTVLSVMSYDYPTEKLSVYLSDDGGSQFTFYALLEASRFAKYWIPFCKKFRLEPRSPAAYFARAIEPNDAAFSAEWIAVKKLYEEMDDRINAAMKEGKLPQNIHEQHKGFAEWETGITAKDHQAIVQILIDGKDETSVDIEGSVLPTLVYMAREKRPHRHHNFKAGAMNSLIRISSEIGNGEIILNVDCDMYSNNSETIRDALCFLMDEEKGHEYAYVQFPQDYDNISKNDIYAASMKSIREIDFHGLDGYGGILYIGSGCFHRREVLTGRHYSKHWKKNTKIDKPIERDTNLETLEAKCKSLTTCSFEDNTGWGNEIGLKYGCPVEDIITGLSIKCRGWKSIYFNPPRTNFVGLAPMTLSQTLVQHKRWSEGDFQIFLSKYNPFLFGHGKIKFGLQMCYSVYLLWAPCSLPTLYYSTIPSLALLNSIPLFPDMKSIWFIPFAYVIVTTSVYSIAEAMWIGQSRKAWWNEIRIWLYKRLASYLFAFLDDVLKVIGVNKTSFIITSKILDEDVSRRYAKEIIDFGPASSMLTILSVIGILNLFCLVGGLKKMLVFHEGIVSSLFLQFVICGLITMINLPLYQAMFLRRDGGRIPVSTTVISISLALLACLIPLH comes from the exons ATGGAGAAGATATGCAGAGATGATGAAGGATTGTTTGAAACAAGAAGAGGGAAAGGGGGAAAAATTTATAAGGTGTTTGCTGGGAGTGTGTTTCTTGGGATATTGATGATATGGGTGTATAGACTAATTACTATGATTTTAAGAGggagtagtagtagtagtagtagtagttcaTGGGCTTTAATGTTTGGTGTGTTTGGAGCTGAactttggtttggtttttaCTGGTTTCTTACTCAAGCTTCAAGATGGAATCCTGTCTTTCGTTATACTTTCAAAGATAGACTCTCACTaag ATATGAAGATAAATTGCCCGGTGTCGATGTTTTTGTTTGCACTgctgatccaagcattgaaccaCCTTCCATGGTCATCAGCACAGTGTTGTCAGTAATGTCATATGACTATCCGACGGAGAAGTTAAGCGTCTATCTCTCCGATGATGGTGGTTCACAGTTCACATTCTATGCACTCTTAGAGGCATCTCGCTTCGCAAAGTATTGGATTCCATTCTGCAAGAAGTTCAGGCTTGAACCTCGATCCCCTGCCGCCTATTTTGCGCGAGCAATTGAACCAAATGATGCTGCATTTTCTGCAGAATGGATTGCAGTCAAG AAATTGTATGAAGAGATGGATGACAGAATCAATGCTGCCATGAAAGAGGGAAAATTGCCTCAAAACATTCATGAACAACACAAAGGATTTGCAGAGTGGGAGACTGGAATTACTGCCAAAGATCATCAAGCAATTGTTCAa ATACTAATTGATGGAAAAGATGAAACTTCAGTTGATATTGAAGGGTCTGTTCTGCCTACTCTTGTGTACATGGCCCGGGAGAAAAGACCTCATCGACATCATAATTTCAAAGCTGGAGCGATGAATTCACTG ATAAGAATCTCATCAGAAATAGGCAATGGAGAGATTATTTTGAATGTCGACTGCGATATGTACTCAAACAATTCAGAAACTATCAGAGATGCACTGTGTTTTCTGATGGATGAAGAGAAGGGTCATGAGTATGCTTATGTTCAATTTCCGCAGGATTACGATAACATTTCTAAGAATGACATTTATGCTGCTTCAATGAAGAGTATCAGAGAG ATAGATTTTCATGGATTAGATGGATATGGAGGGATATTGTACATAGGATCAGGTTGTTTCCACAGGAGAGAAGTTCTAACTGGCAGACACTACAGCAAACATtggaagaaaaatacaaaaatcgaTAAACCAATAGAAAGAGACACAAATTTAGAGACACTGGAAGCAAAATGCAAGTCTCTAACAACTTGCAGTTTTGAAGATAACACTGGATGGGGCAATGAG ATTGGTCTCAAGTATGGCTGTCCAGTTGAGGATATAATCACAGGACTATCAATCAAATGCAGAGGCTGGAAATCCATTTACTTCAATCCTCCAAGAACTAACTTTGTCGGTCTTGCCCCGATGACACTCTCACAAACACTAGTTCAACACAAGAGGTGGTCTGAAGGCGACTTTCAGATATTCTTATCAAAATATAACCCCTTCTTGTTTGGccatggaaaaataaaattcggCCTTCAAATGTGTTACTCGGTTTATTTGTTATGGGCTCCTTGTTCCCTTCCAACACTCTACTACTCGACAATTCCATCTCTAGCTCTGCTCAACTCAATTCCTTTATTCCCCGAC ATGAAAAGCATATGGTTCATTCCGTTCGCCTATGTTATTGTTACTACATCAGTTTATAGTATCGCCGAGGCAATGTGGATCGGACAATCACGAAAAGCTTGGTGGAATGAGATCAGAATATGGTTGTACAAGAGACTAGCATCATATCTTTTCGCATTTCTTGATGATGTACTCAAAGTAATTGGTGTAAACAAGACATCATTCATTATTACATCGAAGATACTCGATGAAGATGTCTCCAGGAGGTATGCGAAAGAGATCATCGACTTCGGCCCAGCTTCTTCAATGCTCACAATACTATCGGTTATCGGTATACTTAATTTATTCTGTTTGGTTGGTGGATTGAAGAAAATGCTAGTGTTTCATGAGGGAATTGTTAGTTCATTGTTCTTGCAATTTGTGATATGTGGATTGATCACTATGATCAACTTGCCATTATATCAAGCAATGTTTCTCAGGCGAGACGGCGGTCGGATTCCGGTGTCTACTACGGTGATTTCGATTTCTTTGGCTTTGTTGGCTTGTTTGATTCCTTTGCATTAG
- the LOC120261620 gene encoding LOW QUALITY PROTEIN: lycopene beta cyclase, chloroplastic/chromoplastic-like (The sequence of the model RefSeq protein was modified relative to this genomic sequence to represent the inferred CDS: deleted 2 bases in 2 codons) — MDTLLRTHNRLELLHPVPGFAERPCLSPSQRPQNQIFRSSSNKKSHQKWNRNGCARVSASSAILELVPEIKKENLDLDLPLYDPSKGITLDLAVVGGGPAGLAVAQRVSEAGLSVCSIDPFPKLIWPNNYGVWVDEFEALDLLDCLDASWPGAVVYINEQSKKLLDRPYARVNRKQLKSKMMNKCVSNGVKFHQAKVVKVIHQESKSLLICNDGVTIQASVVLDATGFSRCLVQYDKPYNPGYQVAYGILAEVEEHPFDLDKMVFMDWRDSHLNDNSELKERNSRIPTFLYAMPFSSKRIFLEETSLVARPGLRMEDIQERMVARLKHLGIKVKSIEEDERCVIPMGGPLPVLPQRVVGIGGTAGMVHPSTGYMVARTLAAAPVVADSIVQCLGSGGEGIVGEKLSEQVWKDLWPIERRRQREFFCFGMDILLKLDLQGTRRFFNAFFDLEPQYWHGFLSSRLFLPQLIFFGLSLFAHASNTSRLEIMAKGTLPLAKMIRNLIKEKA, encoded by the exons ATGGATACTCTCTTGAGAACCCACAATAGACTTGAATTGCTCCACCCAGTGCCTGGATTTGCAGAAAGGCCTTGCCTTTCTCCCTCTCAAAGAcctcaaaatcaaatttttaggtCATCATCAAACAAGAAATCACACCAAAAATGGAACAGAAATGGGTGTGCTAGGGTTAGTGCCAGTAGTGCAATTCTTGAACTTGTGCCTGAGATAAAGAAAGAGAATCTTGATTTAGACCTTCCATTGTATGATCCGTCAAAAGGTATAACTTTGGACCTTGCGGTGGTCGGCGGAGGCCCTGCCGGTCTTGCCGTGGCACAGAGAGTGTCTGAAGCTGGCCTTTCTGTCTGCTCCATTGACCCCTTCCCAAAACTCATTTGGCCTAACAATTATGGTGTTTgggttgatgaatttgaagcCTTAGACCTCCTAGATTGCCTTGATGCATCATGGCCTGGTGCTGTTGTTTACATAAATGAACAAAGCAAGAAGCTTCTTGATCGGCCTTATGCTCGAGTAAATCGAAAACAGCTTAAATCGAAGATGATGAACAAGTGTGTTTCCAATGGTGTT AAGTTTCATCAAGCCAAGGTTGTTAAGGTAATACATCAGGAATCAAAGTCCTTGTTGATCTGCAATGATGGTGTGACAATCCAGGCCTCCGTTGTTCTCGATGCCACTGGTTTTTCCCGCTGCCTAGTTCAATATGATAAGCCGTATAATCCTGGATACCAAGTTGCCTATGGTATATTAGCCGAGGTCGAAGAACACCCGTTTGATTTGGACAAGATGGTGTTCATGGACTGGAGGGATTCACACCTCAATGACAACTCTGAACTGAAAGAGAGGAATAGCAGAATCCCGACATTTCTGTATGCAATGCCATTTTCTTCCAAGAGGATATTTCTTGAAGAGACTTCGCTAGTTGCTCGCCCA GGGTTGCGAATGGAGGATATTCAGGAGAGGATGGTGGCTAGATTGAAACATCTGGGGATCAAAGTGAAGAGCATCGAGGAGGATGAACGGTGTGTTATACCGATGGGAGGACCGCTGCCGGTGCTCCCACAGAGGGTAGTTGGGATTGGAGGGACAGCGGGAATGGTTCATCCTTCAACTGGTTACATGGTTGCGAGAACTCTTGCTGCAGCTCCTGTTGTTGCTGATTCTATTGTTCAGTGTCTTGGCTCTGGCGGAGAAGGCATTGTGGGCGAAAAATTGTCGGAACAAGTGTGGAAGGATTTGTGGCCAATTGAGAGGAGAAGGCAAAGGGAGTTTTTCTGTTTCGGAATGGACATTCTGCTCAAGCTTGATTTGCAAGGCACACGAAGGTTTTTCAATGCGTTCTTCGATCTAGAACCTCAGTACTGGCACGGGTTTTTGTCGTCGAGATTGTTTCTTCCTCAGCTGATATTTTTCGGGCTTTCGCTATTTGCACATGCTTCAAACACTTCTAGGTTGGAAATTATGGCCAAGGGAACCCTTCCTTTGGCAAAAATGATTCGAAATTTGATCAAAGAGAAGGCATGA
- the LOC120261385 gene encoding uncharacterized protein LOC120261385, with protein MASSSQSHLLSLPLPHSPSSFLSKPRTPHLPLTYPSPIHQRTVPLLTLNPRPMNGFQPHIHHHQHHSIARQRLLLVCCSSIESQNNSEGNEEDMPVRKVRNKRVSDWTTSVLLFGFWAGLMFYIFQLTPNQTPVRDEYFLKKLLNLKGDDGFQMNEVLVAEWYIMGLWSLIYSMLLLPTGRSSQSKIPVWPFLVLSLVGGCYALIPYFVLWNPLPPPVEEDELEKWPLNFLESKITAAITLAAGLGCIVYAGLANEDIWKEFYQYVRESKFIHIMSIDFSLFTAFSPFWVYNDMAARKWKGSWLLPLALVPLLGPALYILLRPSLSALPTISAATTETE; from the exons ATGGCGTCTTCCTCTCAATCCCATCTCCTCTCCCTCCCTCTCCCTCACTCTCCCTCCTCCTTCCTTTCCAAGCCCAGAACTCCACACCTTCCACTCACTTACCCTTCTCCAATCCATCAAAGAACCGTTCCCCTTCTCACACTCAATCCAAGACCTATGAATGGATTTCAACCTCACATTCACCACCATCAGCACCACTCAATAGCAAGACAACGTCTACTTCTGGTTTGCTGTAGTTCCATTGAGTCTCAGAACAATAGTGAAGGTAATGAAGAAGACATGCCGGTTAGAAAAGTGAGGAACAAAAGAGTGAGTGATTGGACTACTTCTGTGCTTCTCTTTGGCTTCTGGGCTGGACTCATGTTCTACATCTTCCAACTCACTCCAAACCAAACTCCT GTAAGGGATGAGTATTTCTTGAAAAAACTACTGAATTTGAAAGGAGACGATGGCTTCCAAATGAATGAAGTTCTTGTGGCTGAATGGTACATCATGGGTTTATGGTCCTTAATTTATAGCATGCTGCTGCTTCCCACTGGCAGAAG CTCTCAAAGCAAAATTCCTGTCTGGCCATTCCTTGTACTATCACTCGTCGGCGGTTGTTATGCTCTGATTCCTTATTTTGTTCTATGGAACCCACTGCCACCTCCGGTCGAAGAAGATGAACTTGAGAAATGGCCTCTGAATTTTCTTGAATCAAAGATTACTGCTGCA ATAACACTTGCAGCAGGATTGGGGTGCATAGTTTACGCTGGTTTAGCTAATGAAGATATTTGGAAGGAATTCTACCAATACGTTAGAGAGAGCAAGTTT ATACACATTATGTCCATTGACTTCTCATTATTCACAGCCTTCTCTCCTTTTTGGGTCTACAATGACATGGCTGCTCGCAAATG GAAGGGTTCATGGCTTCTGCCTTTAGCGTTGGTTCCATTACTAGGACCAGCTCTATACATTCTATTGCGCCCATCTCTTTCGGCATTGCCTACCATCTCTGCAGCCACGACTGAGACCGAGTAA
- the LOC120261384 gene encoding LOW QUALITY PROTEIN: long chain acyl-CoA synthetase 8 (The sequence of the model RefSeq protein was modified relative to this genomic sequence to represent the inferred CDS: deleted 1 base in 1 codon) → MPFLDKFSTNHMFIGKGYGMYGIIAAVIVGLVVPLLLSSIFINKRKNRQRAVAVEVGGEPGITMKNSRFSALVEVPWEGATTMAVLFEQSCRKHAKHPCLGTRKLIKKEVVESSDGRKFEKLQLGEYQWLSYGVAFEHACNFASGLVKLGHDIKDRAAIFADTRAEWLLAFQGCFRQNITIVTIYSSLGEEALVHSLNETEVSTLICDFKQLKRLSAISSRLETLKHVIYFEDEGEAGSLSNNGNWTVLSFNEVQKLGKENPVTPRLPSRTDIAVIMYTSGSTGLPKGVMVSHGNIVATAAAVRTIIPGIGRNDVYLAYLPLAHVLELAAETVMLSAGSAIGYGSALTLTDTSNKIKKGTKGDASVLKPTLMATVPAILDRVRDGVLKKVEEQGGVSKRLFNVGYKRRLLAIEGSWYGAWGLERLIWENLVFKKIRTILGGKIRFVLCGGAPLSKDTQRFTNICLGAPVGQGYGLTETCAGATFSEADDTSIGRVGPPIPSCYIKLVSWEEGGYTISDAPMPRGEVVVGGHNVTLGYFKNEAKTNEVYKVDENGVRWFYTGDIGQFHHDGCLEIIDRKKDIVKLQHGEYISLGKVEAALAASDYVDNIMVYADPFHSYCVALVVPSRHAIENWARSVGIEYQNYGELCNQDEAVKEVQQSLLKAAKTAKLDKFEIPAKIMLLPDAWTPESGLVTAALKLKREQLKAKYKAELDKLYQ, encoded by the exons ATGCCATTCCTCGACAAGTTTTCTACCAATCATATGTTCATAGGAAAAGGATATGGGATGTACGGCATCATTGCTGCTGTTATTGTTGGTCTTGTTGTGCCACTTTTACTTTCCTCGATATTCATTAACAAGAGGAAGAACAGACAAAGAGCAGTGGCTGTCGAGGTGGGTGGTGAACCGGGCATTACAATGAAGAATAGTAGATTTTCTGCATTGGTTGAGGTTCCTTGGGAAGGAGCCACAACAATGGCTGTGCTTTTTGAACAATCTTGCAGAAAACATGCTAAACATCCTTGTCTGGGAACGAGGAAGCTGATTAAGAAAGAAGTAGTAGAATCAAGCGATGGGAGGAAATTTGAAAAACTACAGTTGGGAGAATACCAATGGCTGAGTTATGGAGTAGCATTTGAGCATGCTTGTAATTTTGCGTCTGGTCTTGTGAAGTTGGGCCATGATATAAAAGATCGAGCTGCGATTTTCGCTGATACTAGGGCTGAATGGTTGCTTGCCTTTCAG GGATGCTTTCGTCAAAACATTACAATTGTAACTATCTATTCATCACTTGGAGAGGAGGCACTAGTCCACTCGCTTAATGAG ACAGAAGTATCAACTCTCATCTGTGATTTCAAGCAATTGAAAAGACTCTCTGCGATAAGCTCACGATTGGAAACTCTCAAGCATGTAATCTACTTTGAAGATGAAGGAGAAGCTGGTTCACTGTCTAATAATGGCAATTGGACTGTTTTATCCTTTAATGAAGTTCAAAAACTTGGGAAAGAGAATCCTGTCACTCCGAGGTTACCCTCTAGAACAGATATTGCAGTGATCATGTATACAAGTGGAAGCACCGGATTGCCAAAG GGAGTAATGGTAAGTCATGGCAACATCGTGGCAACTGCAGCAGCAGTTAGGACGATTATTCCTGGCATTGGACGCAATGATGTATACTTGGCTTATTTGCCCCTAGCTCATGTTCTTGAATTGGCAGCAGAG ACTGTGATGTTATCTGCTGGCTCTGCCATTGGTTATGGTTCGGCGTTAACCTTAACTGACACATCAAATAAGATCAAGAAAGGAACCAAAGGTGATGCTTCTGTGTTAAAGCCCACCCTTATGGCCACAGTTCCTGCAATTCTAGATCGCGTCCGGGATGGCGTGCTGAAGAAG GTTGAGGAACAGGGTGGGGTATCCAAGAGGCTCTTTAATGTTGGATATAAACGCAGGCTATTGGCAATTGAAGGAAGTTGGTATGGAGCATGGGGCCTTGAAAGACTT ATTTGGGAGAACCttgtttttaagaaaatacgCACTATCTTAGGTGGAAAAATTCGGTTTGTGCTTTGTGGTGGGGCTCCTCTATCAAAAGATACTCAAAGATTTACCAACATTTGCctagg GGCTCCCGTTGGTCAAGGTTACGGTTTAACTGAGACATGCGCAGGGGCTACTTTTTCTGAAGCTGATGATACAAGTATTGGCCGTGTTGGTCCACCAATTCCTTCTTGCTACATCAAG CTAGTATCTTGGGAAGAAGGTGGCTACACAATTTCAGATGCACCAATGCCCCGAGGGGAGGTTGTTGTCGGTGGACACAATGTGACATTAGggtattttaaaaatgaggccAAAACAAATGAGGTGTATAAA GTGGATGAGAATGGAGTACGTTGGTTTTATACAGGTGATATCGGACAATTTCACCATGATGGTTGCCTTGAGATCATTGATAGAAAGAAGGATATTGTTAAACTTCAACATGGAGAGTATATATCTCTAGGAAAG GTTGAGGCAGCATTAGCAGCAAGCGATTATGTTGACAACATAATGGTGTATGCTGATCCCTTTCACAGTTATTGTGTCGCATTGGTTGTACCTTCTCGTCATGCCATCGAGAATTGGGCACGGAGTGTGGGTATTGAATACCAAAACTACGGAGAGCTTTGCAATCAAGATGAAGCTGTCAAAGAAGTTCAGCAATCGCTTTTGAAG GCCGCAAAAACAGCAAAACTTGACAAATTTGAGATTCCTGCAAAGATCATGCTATTGCCGGATGCGTGGACTCCAGAGTCAGGGCTGGTTACGGCTGCTCTTAAACTAAAGAGGGAACAACTGAAGGCCAAATACAAAGCTGAACTTGACAAGCTCTACCAGTGA
- the LOC120262350 gene encoding LOW QUALITY PROTEIN: indole-3-glycerol phosphate synthase, chloroplastic-like (The sequence of the model RefSeq protein was modified relative to this genomic sequence to represent the inferred CDS: deleted 1 base in 1 codon), producing MEGLSLGANSRFRVLVPGIASSKCGEIRPSRDLDPRILGRSHNLAPLCCTRGQEVTNDESSRGAYASNYLADSVEAMEWESGTSLEDIAAKQGIRIRRRPPINSGSEESAPRNILEKIIWTKDVEVSQLKEEKPLSLLNEALEDAPPARDFVGALKASYQRTNMPALIAEVKKASPSRGVLRQDFDPVQIAKAYERNGAACLSILTDEKYFQGSFENLQLVREAGVKCPLLCKEFIIDPWQIYYARLKGADAVLLIAGVLTDLDIKLMIMVCKKLGMVALVEVHDEVEMDRVLRIDGVQLIGINNRNLETFEVDISNTKKLLEGDRGKTIHAKGIIVVGESGLFTPENISYVQDAGVRAVLVGESLIKQTDPGKAITGLFGKDISL from the exons ATGGAAGGGCTTTCGCTTGGAGCCAATTCGAGGTTTAGGGTTCTTGTTCCCGGGATTGCCTCATCGAAATGTGGAGAAATTCGCCCCTCCAGGGACTTGGATCCACGTATTTTGGGGCGGTCGCACAATCTGGCTCCTCTTTGCTGCACGAGAGGCCAAGAG GTGACTAATGATGAATCTTCTAGAGGAGCTTATGCTAGTAATTATCTTGCTGACTCTGTGGAAGCCATGGAATGGGAGAGTGGAACGTCGCTCGAAGATATTGCGGCAAAGCAGGGCATCAGAATCAGAAGACGCCCTCCGATCAACTCGGGGAGTGAGGAAAGTGCTCCACGCAATATTCTAGAGAAGATCATATGGACCAAGGATGTGGAAGTTTCACAG ttgaaagaagaaaaaccccTTTCTCTGCTTAATGAAGCTCTTGAGGATGCTCCTCCGGCTAGAGATTTTGTAGGGGCTCTTAAGGCATCTTATCAGCGTACTAATATGCCTGCTCTGATAGCGGAGGTGAAAAAGGCTTCTCCTAGCAGAGGAGTGCTACGGCAGGATTTTGATCCA GTCCAAATTGCTAAGGCGTATGAGAGAAATGGAGCAGCATGCTTGAGCATTTTGACTGATGAGAAGTACTTTCAG GGAAGCTTTGAAAATCTGCAGCTTGTTCGTGAAGCTGGAGTTAAG TGCCCACTTCTTTGCAAAGAGTTTATAATCGATCCTTGGCAAATTTACTATGCTCGACTGAAAGGTGCTGATGCAGTTCTCTTAATTGCTGGTGTATTGACTGATCTTGATATCAAACTCATGATTATGGTCTGTAAAAAACTTGGTATGGTGGCCTTGGTCGAG GTGCATGATGAAGTGGAAATGGATCGCGTCTTGCGTATTGATGGAGTTCAGCTCATTGGTATCAATAACCGTAATCTTG aAACATTCGAA GTTGATATCTCAAATACAAAGAAACTTTTGGAGGGAGACCGTGGCAAAACTATCCATGCGAAGGGCATAATT GTGGTGGGTGAATCTGGATTATTCACTCCTGAAAACATTTCCTATGTTCAAGATGCAGGAGTTAGAGCT GTTTTGGTTGGGGAGTCTCTGATCAAACAGACTGATCCTGGTAAAGCAATTACTGGCCTTTTTGGTAAAGACATCTCTCTTTGA
- the LOC120260249 gene encoding transmembrane emp24 domain-containing protein p24beta2-like: protein MEKVVIKFAVIFMLLCFLSTFRSVYGLKFQLIRQECFSQVLSSEDYSVWGTHSVVDTGQSWKKGYYDDAVKLWVIDPTADVVFNSHGNLSWKFELKPSTGGVYFFCFINSAPHNLPVEFDLNIVSNTNKNDISEHAKHDDFEILMLAIEELKYALKSILSEQDDLASQMKDQAIINEKMSKRAIAKAMFESVALVGASVLQIFILRRFFEKKISYFFLPK, encoded by the exons ATGGAGAAGGTTGTCATCAAATTTGCAGTTATTTTCATGCTTCTTTGTTTTCTGTCAACCTTTAGATCAGTTTATGGTCTTAAGTTTCAGTTAATTCGGCAAGAGTgtttttctcaagttctttCATCAGAAGATTACAGTGTTTGGGGAACACACAGTGTGGTCGATACAGGACAGTCATGGAAGAAAGGTTATTATGACGATGCTGTAAAACTTTGG GTGATTGATCCTACAGCCGATGTAGTTTTCAATTCACATGGAAATCTTAGCTGGAAGTTTGAATTGAAACCTTCGACCGGTGGGGTTTACTTTTTCTGCTTTATCAACTCTGCTCCTCACAATCTGCCGGTTGAATTTGATCTTAATATTGTCTCAAACACCAACAAGAACGATATAAGTGAACATGCAAAACATG atgattttgagattttgatGTTGGCAATAGAAGAGTTAAAGTATGCTCTTAAAAGCATTCTATCAGAGCAAGATGATTTAGCTTCTCAGATGAAAGATCAGGCAATAA TAAATGAGAAGATGAGCAAAAGAGCAATTGCCAAAGCAATGTTTGAATCGGTGGCTCTTGTCGGAGCTAGTGTCCTACAAATCTTCATTTTGCGTcgtttttttgagaaaaaaattagttatttttttctgccaaaatga
- the LOC120260502 gene encoding protein NOI4-like — protein sequence MSEKGRPLPKFGEWDVNDPASAEGFTVIFNKARDEKKTGSNSRTTESPGKEDQSLKSSTYSTKPTARKWLCCIQSGPAES from the exons GAGAAGGGACGGCCATTGCCGAAGTTTGGTGAATGGGATGTCAATGACCCTGCTTCTGCAGAAGGATTCACTGTGATCTTCAACAAAGCCAGAGATGAGAAGAAAACAGGTAGTAATAGCCGCACCACTGAGTCTCCAGGGAAGGAGGATCAATCCTTAAAGTCTTCAACATATTCCACCAAACCAACTGCA AGAAAATGGCTTTGCTGCATTCAGTCGGGTCCTGCGGAATCTTAA